One genomic region from Oligoflexus sp. encodes:
- a CDS encoding 7TM diverse intracellular signaling domain-containing protein, translated as ELRGDWRFIPGDFVGGQDKERWEKSEFLDLPGTWAIQYQGQGIVSMRADLDVRPSDHWGLFLKDAPSAIEVWINGERLGGSGTVGRDVQSMVPSRKPVHIKLPRAEHYEIIIHMSNFKHSRGGIYFPVTFAQYEAYDYSLRLRQIMEAGFAASILVIGLYHAFLYFIRRETMTIIFALCCIAVAQRLASSNTRIFDLFMDTSWDLSYRLEYGSLYVIAPMMEAFIGMLFPMDYPKKLIPWRVAWYLGIISTLLFPIAVITDSLWFAHAGHLTAALICTYTVIMATLRQRVGIRWISFGTACMIIFSSIDVLYSYQDQTGTYTIHIGFLLFILFQAGAIAKNYASIQTSLMEEEAKRKHSYRQLGKVFYPHQLLMMEGGRNLEDTMPTGPGKGCVLCFDIIGSSTVKHINKNQVIKKFFTHCYEVMMENYSTASLSANAYRMKEMGDGFLCSIGYPFKVPDGSNEAAFAVRLGLRFIAIFDEHIKAMDYPLPIHCAVGIAGGDLEGFYPESGTREYDLYGRAVILSTRYEGMRKHLFKNGQVDASVLIVQEEIYLSLPTDLRRRFMEFDLVRHNLKVRDDPSARVLYYAMVTKEQDILFPHTGS; from the coding sequence GGAATTGCGTGGCGATTGGCGCTTCATCCCGGGGGACTTCGTCGGCGGTCAGGACAAGGAACGCTGGGAAAAATCAGAGTTCCTGGACCTGCCCGGAACCTGGGCCATTCAGTATCAAGGCCAGGGCATCGTCTCGATGCGGGCTGATCTTGATGTGCGGCCGTCCGATCATTGGGGGCTTTTCTTAAAGGATGCGCCCAGTGCCATCGAGGTCTGGATCAACGGCGAACGCCTCGGCGGTTCCGGTACGGTGGGTCGCGACGTCCAGTCGATGGTCCCCTCGCGCAAGCCTGTTCATATCAAGCTGCCGCGTGCCGAGCATTATGAAATCATCATTCATATGTCGAACTTCAAGCATTCACGTGGCGGCATCTATTTTCCCGTGACCTTTGCGCAGTATGAAGCCTATGATTACAGCCTTCGGCTCCGACAGATCATGGAAGCCGGTTTCGCGGCCTCCATCCTGGTGATTGGCCTTTATCACGCCTTCCTCTATTTCATCCGCCGCGAGACTATGACCATCATCTTCGCCCTTTGCTGCATAGCCGTGGCCCAACGCCTTGCCAGTTCCAATACCAGGATCTTCGATCTTTTCATGGATACCAGCTGGGATCTTTCCTATCGCCTGGAATACGGCAGCCTCTATGTGATCGCACCTATGATGGAAGCCTTCATCGGGATGCTCTTTCCCATGGACTATCCCAAAAAACTGATACCCTGGCGCGTGGCCTGGTATCTCGGGATTATCAGCACCCTGCTCTTCCCCATAGCCGTCATCACCGACAGCCTTTGGTTTGCGCATGCCGGTCATCTGACAGCGGCTTTGATCTGTACCTATACCGTTATCATGGCGACTCTGCGGCAGCGCGTCGGCATTCGCTGGATCAGCTTCGGCACCGCCTGCATGATTATCTTCTCGTCGATTGATGTGCTCTATTCCTATCAGGATCAAACCGGAACCTATACCATCCACATAGGCTTTCTCCTCTTCATCCTCTTTCAGGCCGGGGCGATTGCGAAAAATTACGCCTCGATTCAAACGAGTCTCATGGAAGAGGAAGCCAAGCGGAAGCATAGCTACAGGCAGCTCGGCAAGGTGTTCTATCCGCATCAGCTCTTGATGATGGAAGGCGGGCGCAACCTGGAAGACACCATGCCCACCGGCCCGGGCAAGGGCTGCGTTCTTTGCTTTGATATCATCGGCAGTTCGACCGTCAAGCACATCAACAAAAACCAGGTGATCAAAAAGTTCTTCACTCATTGCTATGAAGTCATGATGGAGAATTATTCAACCGCGAGCCTGAGCGCGAATGCCTATCGCATGAAGGAAATGGGCGATGGCTTCCTCTGCTCGATCGGCTATCCCTTCAAGGTTCCCGATGGCAGCAATGAAGCGGCGTTCGCCGTGCGCCTCGGCCTTCGTTTCATTGCGATCTTCGATGAGCACATCAAGGCCATGGATTATCCGCTGCCGATTCACTGCGCGGTCGGGATCGCCGGCGGGGATCTGGAAGGCTTTTATCCGGAAAGCGGAACCCGCGAATACGATCTTTATGGGCGCGCGGTCATCCTTTCGACCCGTTACGAGGGCATGCGGAAGCACCTCTTCAAAAACGGCCAGGTCGATGCCTCGGTTTTGATCGTGCAGGAGGAAATCTATCTGAGTCTGCCGACCGACCTGCGTCGACGCTTTATGGAATTCGATCTGGTTCGCCACAATCTGAAGGTCCGCGACGATCCCTCCGCACGCGTGCTTTACTATGCGATGGTGACCAAGGAGCAGGATATCCTCTTTCCACACACCGGAAGCTAA
- a CDS encoding GNAT family N-acetyltransferase: MKNTRIRPIQARDNAATAAVIRQVLTEYGLNREGFAFVDTELDALFENYRAPRAAYFVAEVAGKIVGGAGFGPLLGGDESTAELKKMYLLPEARGLGLGKGLMEALLPLVQAGGYSRLYLETMPEMKDAIRVYEKYGFEALAKPMGNTGHHGCQAFYVRSIGSA; encoded by the coding sequence ATGAAGAATACCCGCATACGTCCCATCCAGGCCCGAGACAACGCCGCCACCGCAGCCGTCATCCGTCAGGTCCTGACCGAATACGGTCTGAATCGCGAGGGCTTTGCCTTTGTCGACACCGAACTCGATGCCCTTTTTGAAAATTATCGCGCGCCACGCGCTGCGTATTTCGTGGCGGAAGTGGCTGGTAAAATTGTGGGCGGGGCGGGCTTTGGACCCTTGCTCGGCGGGGACGAGTCCACGGCCGAACTTAAAAAGATGTACCTGCTGCCCGAGGCCCGCGGTCTTGGGCTCGGCAAGGGTTTGATGGAAGCCCTTCTGCCTTTGGTTCAGGCTGGCGGTTACTCCCGCCTTTACCTGGAAACCATGCCCGAGATGAAGGATGCGATTCGCGTCTATGAAAAATACGGTTTCGAAGCGCTGGCAAAGCCCATGGGCAACACGGGCCATCACGGCTGCCAGGCGTTTTATGTGCGTTCGATCGGTTCCGCGTAA
- a CDS encoding rhodanese-related sulfurtransferase, translated as MTNTPEKITLSFYRYVLIEDPAAMMQNLRAAWEPLGVKGRTYVAHEGINAQVTVPVENKDAFCEHVWSVFPGIPFKFALEEKGEAFAKLKIKVRKKLVADGLPDGTFDVTNVGRHLDAEAFHEALDQPETLVVDLRNHYECEVGHFQGALLPDANTFRDALPEVLDKLQGQEDKKILLYCTGGIRCEKASAYFRFRGFKDVNQLHGGIIDYARQISEKGLPSRFVGKNFVFDQRMGERVTEDVIAHCHQCESSCDTHVNCRFEGCNRLFIQCPGCATEFEGCCSRECQTIMHKPKEERVQVQHEWEKKLGPMHYLSRTRIPGNYAEPIERT; from the coding sequence ATGACCAACACCCCCGAAAAAATTACGCTTTCCTTCTACCGCTATGTGCTTATCGAGGATCCTGCGGCCATGATGCAGAATCTTCGCGCGGCGTGGGAACCGCTGGGTGTGAAGGGTCGAACCTATGTGGCCCATGAGGGCATCAATGCTCAGGTCACGGTTCCGGTGGAAAACAAGGATGCCTTCTGCGAGCATGTCTGGTCGGTGTTTCCGGGTATCCCTTTCAAGTTCGCGTTGGAAGAAAAAGGCGAGGCCTTCGCCAAACTGAAAATCAAGGTTCGTAAAAAACTGGTGGCCGATGGTTTGCCCGATGGCACTTTTGATGTCACCAATGTCGGGCGTCACCTGGATGCCGAAGCTTTTCATGAGGCGCTCGATCAGCCTGAAACGCTGGTGGTCGATCTGCGCAATCACTACGAATGCGAAGTGGGTCATTTCCAAGGCGCGCTGCTGCCGGATGCCAATACCTTCCGCGACGCTCTGCCGGAAGTTTTGGACAAGCTGCAGGGACAGGAGGATAAGAAAATCCTGCTCTACTGCACGGGCGGCATTCGCTGTGAAAAGGCCAGCGCCTATTTCCGTTTCCGCGGCTTCAAGGATGTGAATCAGCTGCACGGCGGCATCATTGATTACGCCCGGCAGATCAGCGAGAAGGGTCTGCCCTCACGTTTCGTCGGCAAGAATTTCGTCTTCGACCAGCGCATGGGCGAACGTGTGACCGAGGATGTGATCGCGCATTGTCATCAGTGCGAAAGCAGCTGCGATACCCACGTGAACTGCCGCTTCGAAGGCTGCAACCGGCTCTTCATCCAATGCCCCGGCTGCGCGACGGAATTCGAGGGCTGCTGCTCCCGCGAATGCCAGACCATTATGCATAAGCCGAAGGAAGAGCGCGTGCAGGTGCAGCATGAGTGGGAGAAAAAACTCGGCCCGATGCATTATCTGAGCCGCACCCGCATTCCCGGGAATTACGCGGAACCGATCGAACGCACATAA
- a CDS encoding serine protease, giving the protein MLFPMPRSILLILFFCSLACRPLKNSVLHDIYWEDKSSQASGNSRRHAASAEEILWTVHVAGCSGILLNPRYVLTADHCETKVGDRLRTGWSILTRGTQDLEVSAVAESSEALDYRLLEVKWLTPVPKTIPYPPRIATQLDDVFTSVDEDQGDEIFTVGFPDDRSGVWSATYAEGQAKAIKNSQLFFNAGVINGNSGGGVLKKETHMLVSLANGGRHSLGQAGWDKAEKEDPLSWNYGIGLWSIYPQSPLLQKLFPAGVNALYAETLQPKTKIYLAITGTESSAKLWIAASSQTKRVLLCSGLVKDCSEDSQGVLKLSLQNVNQGRAFYQSPAAPESLPEMTLVALDQEGTVIGQRQVVLEKGEGS; this is encoded by the coding sequence ATGTTGTTTCCGATGCCGCGCTCCATCCTGTTGATTCTGTTCTTTTGCAGTCTGGCGTGTCGCCCGCTTAAAAACAGCGTTTTACACGATATTTATTGGGAAGACAAATCCAGTCAAGCCAGCGGGAATTCACGCAGACATGCGGCATCCGCCGAAGAAATTCTGTGGACCGTGCACGTGGCGGGTTGCTCGGGAATACTCTTGAATCCGCGTTATGTGCTAACCGCCGATCACTGTGAAACCAAGGTCGGTGATCGACTGCGCACAGGCTGGTCCATCCTCACGCGCGGTACGCAGGATCTTGAAGTCAGCGCGGTGGCCGAAAGTTCCGAGGCACTGGATTATCGACTGCTGGAAGTCAAGTGGCTGACGCCCGTGCCCAAAACCATACCCTATCCGCCACGCATAGCCACGCAGCTGGATGATGTATTTACCAGCGTCGACGAAGATCAGGGTGATGAGATCTTCACCGTGGGTTTTCCCGATGATCGCTCAGGAGTCTGGTCGGCGACCTATGCCGAAGGCCAGGCGAAGGCCATCAAAAATTCTCAGCTCTTCTTCAATGCCGGTGTGATCAATGGCAATTCGGGTGGTGGCGTTTTGAAGAAGGAAACGCATATGCTCGTGTCCCTGGCCAATGGCGGGCGCCACAGTCTGGGCCAGGCGGGTTGGGACAAGGCGGAGAAAGAAGATCCCTTGTCCTGGAATTATGGGATTGGCCTTTGGTCGATCTATCCGCAGTCGCCTCTATTGCAGAAACTTTTCCCGGCGGGTGTGAATGCGCTCTATGCCGAGACCCTGCAGCCCAAGACGAAAATTTATCTGGCGATCACCGGAACCGAGTCGAGCGCCAAGCTTTGGATCGCGGCCTCGTCGCAGACGAAAAGGGTTTTGCTCTGCAGCGGTCTTGTCAAAGATTGCAGCGAGGACAGCCAGGGCGTGCTGAAGCTTTCTTTGCAGAATGTGAATCAGGGCCGTGCGTTCTATCAGTCGCCGGCGGCTCCGGAGTCCCTTCCCGAGATGACTCTCGTGGCCTTGGATCAGGAGGGCACGGTGATCGGTCAAAGACAGGTCGTGCTGGAAAAAGGAGAAGGCTCATGA
- a CDS encoding GNAT family N-acetyltransferase translates to MKSIQYETLHGNAAEAYIEDLARLRIQVFREFPYLYDGTTAYEARYLQTYFQCPDSLIVLARDADRIVGCATAIPLKFEEDEFKQPFLAQKMQPDAVMYFGESVLLPEYRGLGVGKTFLHKRISYAQSYPGIQWAAFCAVRRASDDPRRPSPYRPLDTLWQSFGFHAAPGMRTSYRWKEIGQSKETDQDMQFWLRPIP, encoded by the coding sequence TTGAAAAGCATTCAGTATGAAACGCTGCACGGAAACGCGGCGGAAGCTTATATTGAAGACCTCGCGCGCCTGCGTATTCAGGTCTTTCGTGAGTTTCCCTATCTCTATGACGGCACCACCGCCTATGAAGCCCGTTATCTTCAAACCTATTTCCAATGCCCCGATAGTCTCATCGTTTTAGCCCGCGATGCCGATCGCATCGTCGGCTGCGCCACGGCCATTCCACTTAAATTCGAGGAAGATGAATTCAAACAGCCCTTCCTCGCTCAGAAGATGCAGCCCGACGCTGTCATGTACTTTGGAGAGTCGGTGCTTTTGCCTGAATATCGTGGGCTTGGGGTCGGCAAAACTTTTCTTCACAAACGAATTTCCTATGCGCAAAGCTATCCCGGCATTCAGTGGGCGGCTTTCTGCGCCGTCCGTCGTGCTTCGGATGACCCGAGACGTCCTTCCCCATATCGTCCTCTGGATACGCTCTGGCAAAGTTTCGGCTTTCACGCCGCGCCCGGCATGCGCACGAGCTATCGTTGGAAGGAGATCGGCCAGTCCAAGGAAACGGATCAGGACATGCAGTTTTGGTTGCGGCCCATTCCCTAG
- a CDS encoding MgtC/SapB family protein, with amino-acid sequence MEFSSSLDSVFWLKVLMSVGCGFIFGIERQLRGKPVGIRTSCMICLGTMAFIHLGLLQSKQDADHIRLLGQIVTGVGFLGGGVIFTQGGLVNGVTSAAVIWLLTAVGAAIGFGHFGVPIALSLVGVGILWGVQVLERGFRGLRRGVHSVRIQKDVQP; translated from the coding sequence ATGGAATTTAGCAGTTCACTCGATTCAGTGTTCTGGTTGAAGGTGCTGATGTCCGTTGGCTGTGGCTTTATCTTCGGAATCGAACGTCAACTGCGTGGCAAGCCCGTCGGCATTCGAACCAGCTGCATGATATGCCTGGGCACCATGGCTTTTATTCACCTCGGGCTGCTGCAGTCCAAGCAGGACGCCGACCATATTCGTCTGCTGGGACAGATTGTCACGGGCGTTGGTTTTCTAGGCGGTGGCGTGATCTTCACCCAGGGTGGCCTTGTTAATGGCGTCACCTCGGCCGCTGTGATCTGGCTGCTTACCGCCGTTGGCGCGGCCATCGGCTTTGGCCATTTCGGTGTGCCCATTGCCCTGTCGCTCGTCGGCGTCGGCATCCTTTGGGGCGTGCAGGTCCTGGAGCGTGGCTTTCGTGGACTGCGTCGCGGCGTGCATTCAGTCCGCATTCAAAAAGATGTACAACCCTGA
- a CDS encoding carbon-nitrogen hydrolase family protein has translation MTQTTKAASRVRVAAVNYRQERLASWNAFSEKIEEWTRLAADYHCDFICFPEFLSLQLLTLETRLLRGSAAIDRLAHYTEPLLALFKKLAHDQRINIIGGSHLQRNAAGLCENITHVFTRQGQHFQQGKIHPTPSERMAWDVHGSSKLQMIPTDCGPIAVLICYDSEFPELSRHLIDQGAKMIFVPFCTDDRQGYLRVRLCSQARAIENQCYMVLSGNVGLLPGVFNMDIQYAQSCILTPCDFGFARDGIAAEAEPNSEGLIMAELRLDDLDHARAAGTVRNLADRRLDLYQVQWKDTQP, from the coding sequence ATGACCCAGACAACCAAAGCCGCCTCGCGCGTGCGCGTCGCTGCCGTCAACTATCGTCAGGAACGCCTGGCATCCTGGAATGCCTTCTCTGAAAAAATCGAGGAATGGACCCGGCTCGCGGCGGACTACCACTGCGACTTCATCTGCTTCCCCGAGTTTCTGAGCCTTCAGCTTCTGACACTGGAAACCCGATTGCTGCGCGGTTCAGCGGCCATTGACCGGCTCGCGCACTATACCGAACCGCTGCTCGCCCTTTTCAAAAAGCTGGCCCACGATCAGCGCATCAACATCATCGGCGGCAGTCATCTGCAGCGCAATGCCGCGGGGCTTTGTGAAAACATCACGCATGTCTTCACCCGTCAGGGCCAGCATTTCCAGCAAGGGAAAATCCATCCCACCCCAAGCGAGAGGATGGCCTGGGATGTTCACGGCAGTTCCAAGCTGCAGATGATCCCGACCGACTGCGGTCCCATCGCGGTCCTGATTTGCTACGACAGCGAATTCCCGGAACTCAGCCGCCATCTCATCGACCAGGGCGCGAAGATGATCTTCGTTCCTTTCTGTACGGATGACCGCCAGGGCTACCTGCGCGTTCGTCTGTGTTCGCAGGCCCGGGCGATCGAAAATCAGTGCTATATGGTACTGTCCGGTAACGTCGGCCTTCTGCCCGGCGTTTTCAATATGGATATTCAGTATGCCCAAAGCTGCATCCTGACTCCCTGCGATTTTGGATTCGCGCGTGACGGCATCGCTGCGGAAGCCGAACCCAACTCCGAAGGCCTGATCATGGCCGAGCTTCGTCTGGACGATCTGGATCATGCGCGAGCCGCGGGCACGGTCCGTAATCTTGCGGATCGACGCCTCGATCTTTATCAGGTTCAGTGGAAGGATACGCAGCCTTAA
- a CDS encoding cation:proton antiporter, translating to MHGSSFLLELLILIGSATFVATVFHALKLPTIIGFIVAGMIIGPFGIGWVGSVPGAETLSEIGIIFLMFTIGLEFSLSQLKDLKRHFLGLGGSQVLVTLSLTAVLCHLAFDTSWMQSFFIGCLVSLSSTAIIMKLLQDSRESASPHGNAIVGVLLFQDLAVIPMMMLLSLVGLAGKFDEATVWDLKLLLKLLGAGVFLFFAGHYLIPKALHRVAKTGSRELFFFAVLLLCLGISYLMQQVGLSLSFGAFLAGLLIAESPYGRQAMSDILPLRDNFLGLFFASVGMLVNTRFVLSHIGTVLSWVLALAFIKIVVTYVVARAWRYTHSVAIIVALSIFQIGEFSFVLAKMGHDYGLMDNEGLQYFFAVTVLTLILSPFLFKWAPIWALARSDGEKGETPAETPTAPGSPNKEGHAIIVGFGVAGQNLGRAFKGLGIPYKVIDQNYNNVLLQKKNGEDMLYGDASRVEILEHAGIHEARLLIIAVSGAAMTKAVLDAAHRIRKDITVIARVLYSRDVSIMEPGPQTTLVVAENETTIELLARSLISFGIAEEEIYNFMAEARRNMHNTHSGLSDFLRTSLDHSTWQMLSALHSVQLRPDSFAVGRSLDQLMLRTHTGATVVTVYRDREGSLLPQAGMSLVAGDILHMAGDRESLRKASQLLLKGEGLVSHPSTATAVPG from the coding sequence ATGCATGGTTCATCGTTTCTTTTGGAACTTCTTATCCTGATTGGTTCGGCCACATTCGTGGCCACGGTGTTTCATGCTCTCAAACTTCCCACGATCATCGGCTTCATCGTCGCCGGCATGATCATCGGCCCCTTCGGAATCGGCTGGGTCGGCTCCGTTCCCGGCGCCGAGACCCTCAGTGAAATCGGCATCATCTTCCTCATGTTCACCATCGGTCTCGAATTCTCTTTGAGCCAGCTGAAGGATCTCAAACGCCATTTCCTTGGACTCGGCGGCAGCCAGGTGCTGGTCACTCTGAGCCTGACCGCCGTCCTCTGTCATCTCGCTTTCGATACGAGCTGGATGCAGAGTTTTTTCATCGGCTGCCTTGTCAGCCTCAGTTCCACCGCCATCATCATGAAGCTCCTTCAGGACAGCCGCGAATCCGCATCACCGCACGGCAATGCTATCGTCGGCGTCCTCCTTTTCCAGGATCTCGCCGTGATCCCGATGATGATGCTGCTGTCCCTGGTCGGGCTCGCCGGCAAGTTTGATGAAGCCACCGTCTGGGACCTCAAACTCCTCCTGAAACTTCTTGGTGCCGGTGTCTTTTTATTCTTCGCCGGGCATTATCTTATTCCCAAAGCGCTGCACCGCGTGGCCAAAACCGGCAGCCGCGAACTCTTTTTTTTCGCGGTCCTGCTGCTCTGCCTCGGCATCTCGTATTTGATGCAGCAGGTGGGACTGTCGCTGTCTTTCGGGGCCTTTCTTGCCGGTCTTTTGATCGCCGAATCCCCCTATGGGCGGCAGGCGATGAGCGATATCCTCCCGCTTCGGGATAATTTTCTCGGCCTCTTCTTCGCCTCGGTGGGGATGCTCGTCAACACCCGCTTCGTCCTTTCTCACATCGGCACCGTCCTGTCCTGGGTCTTGGCGCTGGCCTTCATAAAAATCGTCGTGACCTATGTCGTCGCTCGCGCCTGGCGCTATACGCATAGCGTCGCCATCATCGTCGCGCTCAGTATCTTTCAGATCGGCGAGTTCAGTTTCGTCCTGGCAAAAATGGGGCATGACTATGGGCTGATGGATAATGAAGGGCTGCAGTATTTCTTTGCCGTTACCGTTCTGACCTTGATTCTAAGCCCCTTCCTTTTCAAATGGGCTCCTATCTGGGCTCTTGCGCGCTCCGATGGCGAGAAGGGGGAAACGCCCGCGGAGACCCCCACGGCCCCAGGTTCCCCCAATAAAGAGGGTCATGCCATCATCGTAGGCTTTGGCGTCGCCGGACAGAACCTGGGTCGCGCCTTCAAGGGTCTTGGCATTCCCTATAAGGTGATCGATCAGAATTACAATAACGTGCTACTGCAGAAAAAAAATGGCGAGGACATGCTCTACGGCGACGCCTCACGCGTGGAAATTCTGGAGCATGCCGGTATCCATGAAGCCCGTCTTCTGATCATCGCCGTATCGGGAGCCGCCATGACCAAAGCGGTTTTGGACGCGGCCCATCGCATTCGAAAGGACATCACGGTGATCGCCCGGGTGCTCTATTCCCGTGACGTATCGATTATGGAACCCGGCCCGCAGACCACCCTTGTGGTCGCCGAGAACGAAACCACGATCGAACTCCTCGCCCGCTCGCTCATCAGTTTTGGAATCGCGGAAGAGGAAATCTATAACTTCATGGCCGAAGCCCGCCGCAACATGCACAACACGCATTCCGGGCTCTCCGATTTCCTGCGCACCTCCCTCGATCATTCCACCTGGCAGATGCTGAGCGCCCTGCATTCGGTGCAGCTTCGCCCCGACTCCTTCGCGGTCGGCCGTTCCCTGGATCAACTCATGCTGCGTACGCATACCGGAGCCACAGTCGTGACAGTCTATCGCGACAGGGAAGGTTCCCTCCTGCCTCAGGCGGGCATGAGCCTTGTGGCCGGAGATATCCTGCATATGGCGGGGGATCGGGAAAGTCTGCGGAAAGCCAGTCAGCTGCTCCTCAAAGGAGAGGGCCTCGTGTCCCATCCTTCGACTGCCACTGCAGTTCCAGGATAA